One genomic region from Cydia pomonella isolate Wapato2018A chromosome 4, ilCydPomo1, whole genome shotgun sequence encodes:
- the LOC133517459 gene encoding MORN repeat-containing protein 4 homolog, with product MVDVIDPGVVKTGAYKYEDGTRYMGEWNSKGQKHGMGHLVLPDGTRYDGALSGGLCSGLGVMAFPDGAKYEGEFMQGWFHGHGVFWRADGMKYEGEFRGGRVWGLGLVTFSDGSNGFPRNEGFFQDCRLVRRKRCPEVVQRAQKVAYMARAQCQPM from the exons ATGGTCGACG TCATAGATCCCGGTGTAGTGAAGACAGGCGCTTACAAGTATGAAGATGGGACCCGGTACATGGGAGAGTGGAACTCCAAGGGTCAAAAACATGGCATGGGCCACTTAGTGCTACCAGATGGTACGCGGTACGACGGCGCGCTCAGCGGTGGGCTCTGCTCTGGGCTGGGAGTAATGGCCTTTCCTGATGGTGCCAA GTACGAAGGCGAATTCATGCAAGGCTGGTTCCACGGACATGGCGTGTTCTGGCGAGCCGACGGCATGAAGTACGAGGGAGAGTTCAGAGGTGGACGCGTTTGGGGTCTGG GATTAGTGACGTTCAGCGATGGCAGCAATGGCTTCCCTCGCAACGAGGGATTCTTCCAAGATTGTAGACTGGTGCGCCGCAAGCGCTGCCCCGAGGTCGTTCAGCGCGCGCAGAAGGTCGCGTACATGGCCCGAGCACAGTGCCAACCGATGTAA